Genomic window (Cydia amplana chromosome 11, ilCydAmpl1.1, whole genome shotgun sequence):
AGCTGGTTCTGCGGTCCCAGAGGCGTTACCGCGAACGATGTTTCCTGTCCTTTTCGCACTTATGATGTTTTTTGCAGTGCGAAAGGGACAGGAAATATCGTTAACCGTTCCCGGTAAGGCCTCTATGTGCTTACATAGCACGGCATTGCATTCGATAGCGGTTGCGGTAATATTTCCAAAGCGAGTAGTATAGAGAtaggttatttttatttcttttttatatttaacataCCAATTATGCACCTGTTATGCATTATTTGACGACCATATAAAATGCATGGCAAACATAAGGAAGAGAGCgagctatttttttttaagttcaacGCTCATCGAAATATCGTCGCGTCTCGTTTATTTACACGGGAGCTGCTATCACTTCTAGTGGAACCAAGGGCAACGCAATTTGGTCGTAGTCCTACTGATAGAACTAGGGACATGAAAAAAAGCCCGTGGTACTACTAGTTGAACTACAGGTCATTTTACTTGCCTATAGTCCTACTGATAGAACCACGGACAAAAAAAATTGCCCGTGGTACTACCAGTAGGACTACGCGGTAGGACCACGGGCAACAAATGGCTTTAAATACTTCGCGGTCATTTAGACTCCGATTTACTCTTTATAGTCGGAAAGTGCCCCAGTGCTGTATTCTGATGAGTGCCAAAGATTATTAGGAAGTAATTTATAGATTTGTTAAAAGTGTTTTATTAAGCCCAGATTTGTTAAAAATCGCGGAAATTTTATTCAATTACATAAATGCAGcataaatgtatttatagattaGCAAGAACATTTTGAACTAGATTTGATTTATGATTTAGACTTTAAATTCAGGTCTCGATTCAGTATACTTATAGATAAAACAGATTCCCAGTGGtaccaaaaaaaagttgtggaGGTGGAAAGTAGAAGGTTCTTTTAACTTATCCGGACTAACTCTCGTATGTCTAGACAATGTTGAATTAAGACTATTTAATTCATACGCTCTTTCATAATACTAACGGTATATTTTACCGACGTATTGCGGTCTAATGTTacccaattaattaattaattgaattctgtttataaaaTGTTTATGAAATGAAGAAAACGTACATTTGTCAATATAAAAAATTTATTACATACTTTTTAAACACATTTGTTTTTGACgccaataatattaattattaattatccgTTGGCGTCAATAACCAGTGAATCTATATTATAGGAAGGTCAGTCGTGTTTTCTTAAATCTATCGCACAAACGCCGGGGCAACACCGAGGGGAGCTCGGACTATGGGTGCCGCGGGGGCATAAGGGAAGGGGGCAGCATATGCAGCAGGGGCAGCATACGCAGCGGGGGCAGCAAATGCAGCGGGACCAGCATACGCAGCGGGGCCAGCATACGCAGCGGGGGCAGCATACGCAGCGGGTGCTGCGAATGGCGCCGCGGCGTAAGCAGCCGGTGATGCGTACGCAGCATACGGGGCAGGTCCAGCGAAGTACGGAGCGGCGAACGGGCTAGCCACCAGTGGGCTCAAGGCCCTGTTGACCACGCTGACTTGTGACGCATATGGAGGGATATTTTGGGGAATAGTTTGAGCGTAGCCCACGTGAGCTGGTGCGACCAGGGGAGCAGCCACGGCGACGCTGCATTCCGCTCCGACGGCGAAGGCCGCGGCGATGAGTACgatctaaaacaaaaaaaaatcaaataatttgtagataaaatttatatgaaaggtcagtaaaaaaatataagaattagGCATCATTAACTTGGCTCCAAATTAACGATTTCCTTTAATAATGATCCTCCTGGTCCTGATTTAATCACTAAATAAAATAGGAacgtaattaattaaagacttaACTACTTACAGATTTTAAAGAAAACATTTTGCTTGTTTGACAGAGGACCTTCCTTGGCGAAAAGAAGATGTGTTGTGTGATTAGCAAAGAAAAAGTCAAGCCTTATATACGTCGTATATTGTGATTCAGATAACGTGCTGataaataaacatttgtttGACGAATTGCGGCCGGCCATTTGGGATTCATGTGCACGTGCGGTGAAATGGAGCACATTGGGAAATTGTCTGCAGCGAGAAACACTGTTTTTTGCAATAGCTAAATGGTATTCAATGGATTGAGTGCTTGGAAACTGAGTGAAATTGGGTAGGTACTATACATTCAGAGAAATaccaaaataggtatttattgtgaaacctcgatgatacctttgttaaaaatgaactttGATTAATTAACTGTTCGTGATGATTTCCGTGATATCTATCCTATGTCTTTCcctgggactcaaactatctcaataataaaatatattttatttaaatctgtTCAGATGTCAAGATAGAGTTACTTTcgaatttattataatattaatattattaaaatgggACAACGCCCC
Coding sequences:
- the LOC134652210 gene encoding cuticle protein 38-like gives rise to the protein MFSLKSIVLIAAAFAVGAECSVAVAAPLVAPAHVGYAQTIPQNIPPYASQVSVVNRALSPLVASPFAAPYFAGPAPYAAYASPAAYAAAPFAAPAAYAAPAAYAGPAAYAGPAAFAAPAAYAAPAAYAAPFPYAPAAPIVRAPLGVAPAFVR